A window from Candidatus Nitrosotenuis uzonensis encodes these proteins:
- a CDS encoding Lrp/AsnC ligand binding domain-containing protein produces MTTAYVLINCDLGSEDKVLSELKSIKKIKETRGVFGAYDIVTKIEAPSSEMVKDIISSKIRRIDRIRSTLTLMGVDEK; encoded by the coding sequence ATGACCACTGCATATGTTCTCATAAACTGTGATCTGGGCTCTGAGGACAAGGTCCTCTCTGAGCTGAAATCAATTAAAAAGATCAAAGAGACAAGGGGCGTGTTTGGCGCATATGATATAGTTACAAAGATTGAAGCACCTTCTTCGGAGATGGTAAAGGATATCATTTCTTCGAAAATAAGAAGGATAGACAGGATACGTTCTACATTGACATTGATGGGGGTGGATGAAAAATAA